Part of the Mycolicibacterium thermoresistibile genome, CCGGCGGTCCGCAGCCACCTGCGGCGCCGACCCGCGGCGGCTAGGCCGAGCCCGCCTGCGACGAACGGTAGGCCGGCCGGATGCATCGGGGGAACAGTGCTTCTGACCAGGTCGACGAGCCGGGAGAGTTCGCTGCTCGCAGGGCTGTCAGAGTCGACCGAGGGTCGCGGGGGTCTGGCCATCGATCGGATTCTACGTCCGGGCCACCGACGCCGGTCCGACCGTCGGCGGCCGTTCAGCAGCCGGACAGATCCCAGATGGTGACCTCGGTTCCGGCGGCGATCCGGGTGGTGTCCTCGTCGATCTCCAGCAGGCAGTTCGCCGAGGCCAGCCAGCGCAGATGGTGGGATGCCGGTGGTCCGTAGCTGGTGACCGTGCCGGCCTCGGCGTCGTACCGGCCGCGGCGGAACTGCCGTTTGCCCCCCGGCGACGTCAGATCCTCCGCCAGCACCGCGGTCAGGCGGGGCCGTCGCGGGTGCGGCAGCCGCATCGCGGCGCGCAGCGGTTCGCGGACGAACACCTCGAAGGACACCAGGGCGCTGACCGGGTTGCCCGGCAGCGTGATGATCGGGATGCCGGACAGCCGGCCGGCGCCCTGCGGCATCCCCGGCTGCATCGCGACCTTCACGAACTCCACATCGTCCCCGAGGGAGTCCTTGACCACCTCATAGGCGCCGGCACTGACCCCTCCGGTGGTGATGATCAGGTCGGCGTCGGCGGTGTGCCGGTCCAGCGCGGAATGGAAGGTGTGCACATCGTCCCCGGTCATCGGGGTGGCCACCACGTGTCCGCCGGCGTCGCGGATGGCGGCGGCGAGCATCACCGCATTGGATTCGTAGATCTGGCCCGGGCGCAGCGGGGTGCCGGCCGCGACCAGTTCCGATCCGGTCGACATCACCAGCACCCGTGGCCGCGGCACCACCGGCAGGGTGCTCAGCCCCAGCGCGGCGGCCAGTCCGAGCATCGGCGGGGTGACCACCTGACCGGCCCGCAGCACGGTGGTGCCGGCGGTGACGTCCTCGCCGGCCCGCCGGATGTGCTTGCCGGGTTCCACGGCCGCCCGGATGACGACGGTGTCGGTACCGCCGTCGGTGGCCTCCACCGGCACCACCGCGGTGGCCCGGGCGGGCAGCGGGGCGCCGGTCATGATCCGGTGTGCGGTACCGGGTTTCAGCACCAGCCGGTCGGTGCGGCCGGCCGGGATGTCCTCGGCCACCGGCAGGTGCACCGGATTCTGCGGGCTCGCGCCGGCCACATCCTCGGCGAGGACGGCGTACCCGTCCATCGCCGAGTTGTCGAAGCCGGGCAGCGACAGCGGCGCGGTGACGTCGTCGGCCAGCACCAGGCCGAGCGCATCGTCCAGCGGCACGATGCTCGGTGGACGGGTGGTGATCAGATCGGCGACGACCCGCCGATGCTCAGCAACAGATCGCATGACTCCCTAGACCGGAAAGGTGACGCCGGTCAGCTCCTCGGACACGGTCCACAGCCGGCGTTGAATGTCCTCGTCACGTGACTTCGCACTCGATCCGACCAGCACCGGGTGCCCGCGGATCTCCTGGAAACCGTCCGGACCGTAGTACTGCCCGCCCTTCACCTCCGGATCGGTGGCGGCGCGCAGCGTGGCCAGCGCGCCGACCGCCGGGCTGTTGGTCAGCAAGCCGGCCAGCAGCGACACCCCGGGCAGCCGGGCGCCGGGGATGTACCGCGTCAGTTCGGTGTTGGACACCCCGGGGTGCGCGGCCACGGAGATCGTCGGTGCGTTCTTCGCGCTGAGCCGGCGCTGCAGCTCGTAGGCGAACATCAGGTTGGCCAGTTTGGACTGTCCGTACGCCGCGACCCGGTGGTAGCCGCGCTCCCACTGCAGATCGTCGAAGTGGATGTCGGCCATGTTGCGGTGGGCGATGCTCGCGACGGTCACCACGCGCGACCCGTCGACCGGGAGGATGTTGTCGAGCAGTTGGCCGGTCAACGCGAAGTGACCCAGATGGTTGGTGCCGAACTGCAACTCGAAGCCGTCGCGGGTGGTCTGCCTCGGCGGGTACATCACCCCGGCGTTGTTGATCAGCAGATCGATCCGCGGATACCCGGCCCGCAGGTCGTCGGCGGCCCGGCGGATGTTGTCCAGCGAGGTCAGGTCCAACTGCCGCACCGTGACGTCGGCGTGCGGGGCGGCGGCGGTGATCCGGTCGGCGGCCCGCCTGCCCTTGTCGGGGTCGCGGACGGCCAGCACCACATGCGCGCCCTTCTCGGCGAGCACCTTGGCGGTCTCGAAGCCCAGCCCGGTGTTCGCGCCGGTGATCACCGCCGTCCGGCCGGTCTGATCGGGCACATCGCGCGCGGTCCACTTACCCGTCATGGTGCAAACACTAGTCACTTGGGCATGCTCGAACCATGGACAATGCGGCTGGGCCGTCTCCCGGGCCCTCATCCGGACCCCCGTCACGACCCGCGTCGGGGACACTGCTGACCCTGCACGACCCGGCGAATCCGCCGAGCCGCAAGGCGCCCGCGGTGTGGGCGCTGGGTGCGGCCGTCCCGTGGTCGATGATCATCGTCGGCCAGCTGGTGTGGTGGGTGGCCGACGGCCGGATGCCGTGGCTGCACGCGCTGGCGGCGGTCGCGACAGTGTTCGGGGTGCTGGCGTTCGTGGTGGTCGCACCGTTGTGGCGGTACCGGGTGCACCGGTGGGACATCGACGAGCGGGCGGTGTACACCCGCACCGGTTGGGTGACCCAGGAACGGCGGATCGCGCCGATCTCACGGGTCCAGACCGTCGACACCTACCGCGGGCCGCTGGACCAGTTGTTCGGGCTGTCCAACGTCACGGTGACCACCGCGTCATCGGCCGGGGCGGTGCGCATCGTCGCGCTGGACGCCGACGTCGCCGACCGGATCGTCGCGTATCTGACCGACGTCGCCGCCATCGGTTCCGAGGACGCCACATGACCGAGCCCGTGACCGGCCCCACCCGGGCCGATCAGGTGTGGCACCGGCTCAGCCCGCGGATGCTGTTGGTGCATCCGATCCACGAGGTGCTGCGGCAGGTGCCGCTGCTGGTGGGGACGCTGATCGTGGGGTCGGCCACCGGGAACCCGGTGTGGCTGATCGTGGCGCTGGTGGGCACCGTCGGCGTCGGTGTCGCCCGGTGGTTCACCACCACCTACCGCATCGACACCGAGGAGGTGCAGCTGCGCACCGGGCTGCTGCGCAGGACGGTACTGGCGGTGCCGCGCAACCGGATTCGCTCGGTGTCCACCGAGGCCCGACTGCTGCACCGGATGCTGGGGCTCACCGTGCTGCGGGTCAGCACCGGGCAGGCGGCCACCGGTGACACCGAATTCGAACTCGACGCGGTCCCCGCCACCGAGGTGCCCCGGTTGCGGGCGATCCTGCTGGCCGAATCGCTGACCGCTCCCGGGCAGCCGGAGCAGGCGGCGCCCACCGGGCGGATCCTGGCGCGCTGGCAGCCGTCCTGGTTGTGGTACAGCGCGCTGAGCTTCACCGGGCTGGCGATGATCCTGGCCGCCGTCGGGGTGGTGTCCCAGTTGGGG contains:
- the moeA gene encoding molybdopterin molybdotransferase MoeA produces the protein MRSVAEHRRVVADLITTRPPSIVPLDDALGLVLADDVTAPLSLPGFDNSAMDGYAVLAEDVAGASPQNPVHLPVAEDIPAGRTDRLVLKPGTAHRIMTGAPLPARATAVVPVEATDGGTDTVVIRAAVEPGKHIRRAGEDVTAGTTVLRAGQVVTPPMLGLAAALGLSTLPVVPRPRVLVMSTGSELVAAGTPLRPGQIYESNAVMLAAAIRDAGGHVVATPMTGDDVHTFHSALDRHTADADLIITTGGVSAGAYEVVKDSLGDDVEFVKVAMQPGMPQGAGRLSGIPIITLPGNPVSALVSFEVFVREPLRAAMRLPHPRRPRLTAVLAEDLTSPGGKRQFRRGRYDAEAGTVTSYGPPASHHLRWLASANCLLEIDEDTTRIAAGTEVTIWDLSGC
- a CDS encoding PH domain-containing protein; translated protein: MTLHDPANPPSRKAPAVWALGAAVPWSMIIVGQLVWWVADGRMPWLHALAAVATVFGVLAFVVVAPLWRYRVHRWDIDERAVYTRTGWVTQERRIAPISRVQTVDTYRGPLDQLFGLSNVTVTTASSAGAVRIVALDADVADRIVAYLTDVAAIGSEDAT
- a CDS encoding SDR family NAD(P)-dependent oxidoreductase; this encodes MTGKWTARDVPDQTGRTAVITGANTGLGFETAKVLAEKGAHVVLAVRDPDKGRRAADRITAAAPHADVTVRQLDLTSLDNIRRAADDLRAGYPRIDLLINNAGVMYPPRQTTRDGFELQFGTNHLGHFALTGQLLDNILPVDGSRVVTVASIAHRNMADIHFDDLQWERGYHRVAAYGQSKLANLMFAYELQRRLSAKNAPTISVAAHPGVSNTELTRYIPGARLPGVSLLAGLLTNSPAVGALATLRAATDPEVKGGQYYGPDGFQEIRGHPVLVGSSAKSRDEDIQRRLWTVSEELTGVTFPV